A single window of Vigna unguiculata cultivar IT97K-499-35 chromosome 1, ASM411807v1, whole genome shotgun sequence DNA harbors:
- the LOC114181169 gene encoding kinesin-like protein KIN-14I, protein MATEPALTFSLASVVQEVLQQHASRLDANSASRKTEETSLRRYEAAGWLRKTVGVVRGKDLPAEPSEGDFRIGLRSGIILCSVLNKIQPGTVKVLEKPSDSVIVPDGGTSTYQYQENIKNFLVAMEDMGLPTFGVSDLEQGGNSERVVNCVLELKSYAERKVGGGSGSGKYSGVANAKPPMSGKPITRKNSEPFMKCMITVPSGDRDGGYMSDPGQDRSERASFSLNSMVRQYLSDKNPEEILSAVESLLSKVMEECEHHMQIRCKMYKTTGEDKAPSETVCSILEAASINEMVKETEDEPAVEEEHDDLQDKNDVKDEQDVRDEQNVKVERDIQDEHKEQNKREEIYEKMCNEHEKREHEKSIHKISISKQQNIVARQNRSIQELKNIVHQTKLGMQLMQSEHQKEIINLSKHLYSLTCAASGYHKVLEENRKLYNVVQDLKGNIRVYCRVRPFLGGQPSHYSSVGNVEDGSISIITPSKYGKEGKKTFNFNRAFGPSATQGEVFADTQPLIRSVLDGYNVCIFAYGQTGSGKTFTMSGPDELNDETIGVNYRALGDLFYLSDQRKDTISYEISVQMLEIYNEQVRDLLTPDAANKRLDIRNSSLNGINVPDANLVRVSCTSDVISLMNLGHKNRAVGSTAMNDRSSRSHSCLTVHVQGKNLTSGGTVRGSMHLVDLAGSERADKTEATGDRLKEAQHINKSLSALGDVISALAQKSPHVPYRNSKLTQLLQDSLGGQAKTLMFVHISPEAEALGETLSTLKFAERVSTVELGAARVNKDSSDVKELKEQIASLKAALARKEGEAEQFNNGGNETPKHKSYASSPPVTRPSSGGSRKLSKDDSSSLDDQKHVASTLKSQSIDLHDMGANSPQWQPVTSERKEEDKESISGDWGDNKISMNRNDSITSDDSVVGAWEVESKQSSPRLSPTFLSEPSKISLDNSSHKKDNQDNEELQRPSFDMTTTDESDEHEIATVTSDSSESDLHWPPQIPKPITISSGLGIKAKKKTNLRSIKNSDSRSMIPSFIPAPVPVNVPVPVPVSSRKQQPSPVTQGRKLPGSSDVRRRFGNSAK, encoded by the exons ATGGCAACTGAACCAGCTTTAACATTCTCTTTGGCTTCTGTGGTTCAAGAGGTTCTTCAACAGCATGCTAGTCGTTTGGACGCAAACTCGGCATCGAGAAAAACTGAAGAAACCT CCTTGAGAAGGTATGAAGCAGCTGGTTGGCTACGGAAAACAGTTGGAGTTGTTCGAGGGAAAGACTTGCCAGCTGAGCCTTCCGAAGGAGACTTCAGGATTGGATTGCGTAGTGGGATTATCCTATGTAGTGTTCTTAACAAAATTCAACCTGGAACAGTGAAG GTACTTGAAAAACCTAGCGATTCTGTTATTGTTCCTGATGGAGGAACATCTACATACCAGTAccaagaaaatataaagaattttcTTGTGGCTATGGAGGACATGGGGCTTCCTACCTTCGGAGTTTCTGATTTGGAACAG GGAGGAAACTCTGAGAGGGTAGTGAATTGCGTTCTAGAGCTAAAGTCTTATGCCGAACGAAAAGTTGGAGGAGGAAGTGGTTCTGGGAAATATAGTGGGGTTGCGAATGCAAAGCCACCTATGTCTGGGAAACCAATTACGAGGAAAAACTCAGAACCATTCATGAAGTGTATGATTACTGTGCCATCAGGGGATAGAGATGGTGGTTATATGAGTGATCCCGGGCAAGATCGAAGCGAAAGG GCTTCTTTTTCCTTAAATTCAATGGTGCGTCAATATTTGTCCgacaaaaatccagaagaaatTCTCTCT GCAGTGGAATCCTTGCTTAGCAAAGTCATGGAGGAATGTGAACATCACATGCAAATCCGATGTAAAATG TATAAAACAACTGGGGAAGATAAAGCACCCTCTGAAACTGTATGTTCAATTTTAGAAGCTGCTTCTATTAATGAAATG gTGAAAGAAACGGAAGATGAACCCGCTGTAGAAGAAGAGCATGATGATCTACAAgataaaaatgatgtaaaagaTGAACAAGATGTACGAGATGAACAGAATGTAAAAGTTGAGCGTGACATTCAAGATGAACACAAGGAACAAAATAAACGAGAGGAAATTTATGAAAAGATGTGCAATGAACACGAAAAAAGAGAACATGAAAAATCAATCCACAAAATTTCGATTTCGAAGCAGCAAAATATAGTTGCGCGACAAAATAGAAGCATCCAG GAATTGAAAAACATTGTCCATCAAACAAAACTAGGAATGCAATTGATGCAAAGTGAACACCAGAAGGAGATCATTAATCTAA GCAAGCACCTATACAGCCTAACCTGTGCTGCTTCGGGATACCATAAAGTTCTTGAAGAAAACCGCAAGTTGTATAATGTTGTGCAAGACCTGAAAG GAAATATTAGGGTATACTGTAGAGTCCGACCATTCTTGGGTGGTCAACCAAGCCATTATAGCTCTGTCGGTAACGTGGAAGATGGAAGTATCTCAATCATAACACCTTCCAAATACGGTAAAGAGGGGAAGAAGACATTTAATTTCAATAGAGCATTTGGTCCTTCAGCAACCCAAG GAGAAGTTTTTGCCGACACACAACCTCTTATTCGTTCTGTTTTGGACGGTTATAATGTCTGCATATTTGCCTATGGCCAGACGGGATCAGGAAAAACATTCACTATG TCTGGGCCAGATGAACTTAACGATGAGACCATAGGTGTCAACTATCGTGCACTAGGAGACCTTTTCTATCTCTCCGACCAAAGAAAAGATACAATTTCTTATGAAATCTCTGTTCAGATGCTTGAGATTTACAACGAGCAAGTTAGGGACCTACTTACGCCCGATGCCGCTAATAAAAG GTTAGACATCCGCAATAGTTCCCTTAATGGCATCAACGTTCCAGATGCTAACCTTGTTCGGGTTTCATGCACTTCTGATGTCATAAGTTTGATGAACTTGGGACATAAGAATCGTGCTGTTGGTTCTACTGCCATGAATGATCGTAGTAGTCGCTCTCACAG TTGTCTTACAGTTCATGTTCAAGGAAAGAACTTGACATCAGGAGGCACAGTTCGTGGTTCCATGCATCTGGTTGATCTGGCAGGAAGTGAAAGGGCTGATAAAACTGAGGCTACAGGGGATAGACTCAAGGAGGCTCAACATATCAACAAGTCACTTTCTGCACTGGGAGATGTAATTTCTGCACTTGCTCAAAAGAGTCCACATGTTCCCTACAGGAACAGCAAACTTACTCAGCTACTTCAAGATTCTCTTG GAGGGCAAGCAAAGACTCTCATGTTTGTTCATATAAGTCCGGAGGCTGAAGCTCTTGGAGAAACACTTAGCACACTCAAGTTCGCTGAACGAGTCTCCACTGTCGAACTCGGTGCAGCGAGAGTTAATAAAGACAGTTCAGATGTGAAAGAGCTTAAAGAACAG ATTGCTAGTTTGAAGGCAGCCTTAGCGAGAAAGGAAGGAGAAGCAGAACAGTTTAATAATGGTGGCAATGAAACACCTAAGCATAAATCATATGCATCTTCTCCTCCTGTGACAAGGCCTTCGAGTGGTGGATCTCGTAAGCTATCAAAGGATGATTCTAGTAGCCTGGAT GATCAGAAACATGTTGCATCAACGTTGAAAAGTCAAAGCATAGATCTCCATGACATGGGTGCCAATTCACCTCAATGGCAACCTGTTACAAGTGAAAGAAAGGAGGAAGATAAAGAATCAATTTCTGGAGATTGGGGTGATAACAAGATTTCCATGAACAGAAACGACAGCATAACTAGTGATGATAGTGTTGTGGGAGCGTGGGAAGTAGAAAGCAAACAATCTTCTCCGAGGTTAAGTCCCACTTTTCTCTCAGAGCCTTCTAAAATATCCCTAGACAACTCCTCTCATAAAAAGGACAACCAAGACAATGAAGAATTACAGAGACCCAGTTTTGATATGACTACCACAGATGAATCAGATGAACACGAGATTGCTACTGTAACTAGTGATTCTTCTGAGTCAGACTTGCATTGGCCACCACAAATACCTAAACCAATCACCATTTCCAGTGGATTAGGCATTAAAGCGAAGAAAAAAACTAATCTCAGATCAATAAAGAACTCAGACAGCAG GAGTATGATCCCATCATTCATTCCTGCGCCCGTGCCTGTGAATGTGCCTGTGCCTGTTCCCGTTTCATCAAGGAAACAACAACCCAGCCCAGTTACTCAAGGAAGAAAGCTCCCAGGATCTTCTGATGTAAGGAGAAGGTTTGGGAACAGTGCCAAGTGA
- the LOC114196216 gene encoding probable protein phosphatase 2C 73 — translation MGHFSSMFNGLARSFSMKKGRKNEKCGGREAAEAMAKEAKKNEMMLCSSGIVHVDGSNNFASVFSRRGQKGVNQDCCIVWEEFGCQEDMIFCGIFDGHGPWGHFVAKRVRESMPSSLLCNWQETLAQTSVDPGVDVDEGKRQLYRFNVWKHSYLKTCAAIDQELKQHRKIDSFYSGTTALSIVRQGELIVIANVGDSRAVLATKSDEGSLVAVQLTVDFKPNLPQEEERITQCQGRVFCLEDEPGVHRVWLPDAESPGLAMSRAFGDYCIKGHGLISVPEVTHRSISSRDQFVVLATDGVWDVISNKEAVEIVSSTADKAKAAKRLVECAEHAWKRKRRGIAVDDISAICLFFHSSL, via the exons ATGGGGCATTTTTCCTCGATGTTCAATGGGTTGGCGCGGTCGTTTTCAatgaagaaaggaagaaagaatgaGAAATGCGGAGGGAGGGAAGCTGCCGAAGCAATGGCGAAGGAGGCTAAGAAGAATGAGATGATGCTGTGTAGCTCTGGCATAGTTCATGTCGATGGTTCAAACAACTTTGCCTCCGTATTCTCCAGAAGAGGTCAGAAAGGAGTGAACCAAGATTGCTGCATAGTGTGGGAG GAATTTGGGTGCCAAGAGGACATGATCTTCTGTGGGATTTTTGATGGGCATGGACCATGGGGTCACTTTGTGGCCAAAAGAGTAAGAGAGTCAATGCCATCGTCTTTGCTATGCAACTGGCAGGAGACGCTAGCCCAAACTTCAGTTGATCCTGGTGTTGATGTAGACGaaggaaaaagacaactttaccgATTCAACGTATGGAAGCACTCTTACTTGAAGACATGTGCGGCCATTGATCAAGAACTGAAGCAGCACCGCAAGATAGACTCGTTTTACAGCGGAACAACTGCCCTATCAATTGTTAGACAG GGTGAACTCATTGTGATAGCAAATGTTGGAGATTCTCGTGCTGTGTTGGCTACAAAATCAGATGAAGGAAGTTTGGTGGCGGTTCAACTAACAGTTGATTTCAAGCCCAATTTACCCC aagaagaagagagaataaCTCAGTGCCAGGGGCGTGTGTTCTGCCTAGAGGACGAGCCAGGGGTGCATAGGGTGTGGTTGCCGGATGCAGAGTCTCCAGGGCTAGCCATGTCTAGGGCCTTTGGTGACTACTGCATTAAAGGGCATGGCCTAATTTCTGTGCCTGAGGTAACACACAGAAGCATAAGTAGCAGAGACCAGTTTGTTGTGCTAGCCACTGATGGG GTTTGGGATGTAATATCTAACAAAGAAGCAGTGGAAATTGTATCTTCAACAGCAGATAAAGCTAAGGCTGCTAAAAGGTTGGTAGAGTGTGCGGAACATGCATGGAAACGCAAGAGACGGGGCATTGCCGTGGATGATATTTCAGCCATTTGTCTTTTCTTTCACTCTTCCCTTTGA
- the LOC114172276 gene encoding exonuclease DPD1, chloroplastic/mitochondrial-like — protein sequence MKTGSMIFSLLNLPRCRIQRLANYWGETFHSFSTTSGNNSSIRPVGYRVHGLQGGQRKKWTRPISTNSEGKGSTKSKSIKHEILSETIVAGATVDVNKTQLDQFQEIQYRDIQQEIAENKDLSSLVTVIVFDIETTGLSRENGRIIEIALRDLQGGENSTFQTLVNPQCKVPNSHIHGITTEMVNKPDVPRMEELIPILLQYVRSREKPGGYVLFVAHNARIFDVPFIINEFRRCSQNIPGNWLFSDSVPLGRERMKCEGTELSSYKLSALRDFYGIKGGGPDHRAMEDVNTLSLILPRLTRDLKLTLSSLVAKSFKESDIINSNSKKKKNSD from the exons ATGAAGACGGGCTCCatgattttttcattattaaatctACCTAGATGTAGAATACAAAGATTAGCTAATTACTGGGGAGAAACCTTCCACAGTTTCAGTACGACTAGTGGAAACAATTCTAGCATCAGGCCGGTTGGTTATAGAGTTCATGGTCTTCAGGGAGGACAGAGAAAGAAGTGGACAAGACCTATATCCACAAATTCAGAAGGCAAGGGGAGCACCAAATCAAAAAGTATCAAGCATGAAATTTTGAGTGAAACCATTGTAGCAGGTGCTACAGTAGATGTAAATAAAACACAGCTAGATCAGTTCCAGGAAATTCAGTACCGTGACATACAACAAGAGATTGCCGAGAATAAAGACTTGTCTAGTTTAGTTACTGTTATTGTTTTTGATATCGAAACCACAGGGCTTAGCCGAGAGAATGGAAGGATTATTGAAATTGCACTTCGAGATCTTCAGGGTGGTGAGAACAGCACTTTTCAGACTCTTGTCAACCCTCAATGCAAAGTTCCTAATTCACATATTCATGGCATTACTACCGAGATGGTCAACAAACCTGATGTTCCAAG gatgGAGGAACTCATTCCTATTTTGTTGCAATATGTTCGAAGTCGTGAGAAGCCTGGGGGATATGTGTTATTTGTTGCTCATAATGCTCGTATTTTTGATGTCCCTTTCATCATCAACGAATTCCGACGTTGTTCTCAGAACATTCCTGGTAATTGGTTGTTCTCAGACTCCGTGCCTTTAGGACGTGAACGAATGAAATGTGAAG GAACTGAACTTTCTTCATATAAGCTTTCTGCCCTTCGTGACTTCTACGGAATTAAAGGGGGTGGACCAGATCACAGGGCCATGGAAGATGTGAACACATTGTCCTTGATTCTTCCCAGGCTGACCCGTGATCTGAAATTAACCCTATCTTCTCTTGTCGCAAAATCATTCAAAGAATCAGATATTATCAACTCCAACtccaagaagaagaaaaattcagACTAG
- the LOC114184931 gene encoding LOW QUALITY PROTEIN: topless-related protein 3-like (The sequence of the model RefSeq protein was modified relative to this genomic sequence to represent the inferred CDS: inserted 1 base in 1 codon) encodes MTSLSRELVFLILQFLEEEKFKESVHRLEKESGFFFNMKYFEEKVHAGEWEEVEKYLTGFTKVDDNRYSMKIFFEIRKQKYLEALDRQDKAKAVEILVGDLKIFSTFNEELYKEITQLLTLSNFRENEQLSKYGDTKTARGIMLIELKKLIEANPLFRDKLIFPTLRSSRLRTLINQSLNWQHQLCKNPRPNPDIKTLFTDHTCTPPNGPLAPTPVNLPIAAVAKPAAYTPIGAHGPFPPAAATANANALAGWMANASASSSVQAAVVTASTMPVPQNQVSILKHPRTPPIAPGMVDYQNADHEQLMKRLRPAPSLEEVSYPASRQASWSPDDLPRTVAMTLHQGYSVTSMDFHPSHQTLLLVGSTNGEITLWELGLRDRSVTKPFKIRDISACSLPFQAAMAKDASISVSRVTWSLDGNFVGVAFTKHLIHLYSYILSNELVQRMEVDAHIGSVNDLAFSHPNKQLCIVTCGDDKLIKVWDLTGRILFNFEGHEAPIYSICPHHKENIQFVFSTAIDGKIKAWLYDNAGSRVDYDAPGHWCTTLLYSADGSRLFSCGTSKDGESFLVEWNESEGAIKRTYNGFRKKSAGVVQFDTTQNRFLAAGEDGQIKFWEMDSVNLLTSTDAEGGLQALPLLRFNKEGSLLAVTTADNGFKILANVSGLRSLRTVQTPGFEALRSPIDSAAIKASGSSAVNVSPVNCKVERSSPVRPSPILNGGVDPTGRNAEKPITVEEGIDRAKPWQLSEIVDPVQCQSVTMPDSTDASSKVVRLLYTNSGAGLLALGSNGVQRLWKWARSEQNPNGKATASVVPQHWQPQSGLLMTNDVSGVNLDEAVPCIALSKNDSYVLSACGGKVSLFNMMTFKVMTTFMPPXPASTFLAFHPQDNNIIAIGMEDSTIYIYNVRVDEVKSKLKGHQKRITGFAFSTCLNILVSSGADAQLCVWNIDTWEKRTWIALQLPAGKAPVGDTRVQFHLDQIRLLVAHKSQLAIYDASKMDRIRQWVPQDVLAAPISYAAYSCNSQLIYATFCDGNTGVFDADSLRLRCRIALSTYFSPAALSVNQSVYPVVVAAHPAEPNQFAVGLTDGSVKVIEPSESEGKWGSSPPIDNGIVNGRTASSSTTSNHTPDQAQR; translated from the exons ATGACTTCTTTGAGCCGAGAATTGGTGTTTCTGATACTCCAATTTTTGGAGGAGGAGAAGTTCAAGGAGTCGGTGCACAG GCTTGAGAAAGAATCTGGGTTTTTCTTCAATATGAAGTACTTTGAGGAAAAAGTACATGCTGGTGAATGGGAAGAAGTTGAGAAGTACTTAACAGGGTTTACTAAAGTTGATGATAATAGATACTCAATGAAAATATTCTTTGAAATCAGGAAGCAGAAATATCTGGAAGCACTTGATAG GCAAGACAAGGCAAAGGCTGTTGAGATATTAGTGGgtgatttaaaaattttctccACGTTCAATGAGGAACTATACAAAGAAATCACCCAGCTTTTAACTCTAAGTAATTTCAG GGAGAATGAGCAGCTGTCTAAGTATGGTGACACCAAAACTGCTCGAGGGATTATGTTGATAGAGCTAAAAAAGCTGATTGAGGCAAATCCTCTCTTCCGTGACAAACTTATCTTCCCTACCCTTCGGTCATCAAGATTGCGGACGTTGATCAATCAAAG TTTAAACTGGCAGCACCAGCTTTGCAAAAATCCTAGACCAAACCCAGATATAAAGACTTTATTCACCGACCACACATGTACACCTCCTAACGGTCCTCTAGCCCCTACTCCTGTCAATCTTCCAATTGCTGCCGTTGCAAAGCCTGCAGCTTATACTCCAATTGGAGCTCATGGT cCCTTTCCCCCTGCCGCAGCAACTGCTAATGCTAATGCTTTGGCTGGTTGGATGGCCAATGCCTCAGCTTCATCATCTGTCCAAGCAGCTGTTGTCACAGCATCAACCATGCCTGTCCCACAGAATcaag TGTCTATCTTGAAGCATCCAAGAACACCTCCAATAGCTCCTGGCATGGTTGATTATCAGAATGCTGATCATGAGCAGCTAATGAAAAGACTCCGGCCTGCTCCTTCTCTAGAAGAg gTTTCCTATCCTGCCTCTCGACAAGCCTCTTGGTCGCCGGATGATCTACCAAGAACAGTGGCAATGACATTGCACCAAGGATACTCTGTGACAAGCATGGACTTTCATCCTTCACATCAAACCTTACTTCTTG TTGGTTCTACTAATGGGGAAATTACACTTTGGGAACTTGGGTTGCGAGACAGGTCGGTCACAAAGCCATTCAAGATACGGGATATCTCAGCGTGCTCATTACCATTTCAg GCAGCTATGGCCAAAGATGCTTCTATTTCTGTCAGTCGTGTCACATGGAGCCTGGATGGAAATTTTGTGG GTGTTGCATTTACTAAACATTTGATTCACTTGTATTCCTACATTCTATCAAATGAGCTGGTTCAGCGTATGGAG GTTGATGCCCATATTGGTAGTGTTAATGACTTGGCATTTTCTCATCCAAATAAGCAACTCTGTATTGTGACTTGTGGGGATGATAAGTTGATAAAG GTGTGGGATTTGACTGGACGGATACTATTTAACTTTGAGGGTCATGAGGCGCCTATATATTCTATCTGCCCTCATCACAAGGAGAACATTCAG TTTGTATTTTCAACTGCCATTGATGGCAAAATAAAAGCCTGGTTGTATGATAATGCGGGCTCTAGGGTTGACTATGATGCCCCAGGCCATTGGTGTACCACATTGCTCTATAGTGCTGATGGAAGTAG ACTGTTTTCCTGTGGAACTAGTAAAGACGGAGAGTCATTTCTTGTTGAATGGAATGAAAGTGAAGGAGCTATTAAGAGAACATACAATGGGTTCAGAAAGAAATCTGCTGGTGTTGTGCAGTTTGACACAACCCAAAATCGCTTCTTGGCTGCTGGTGAAGATGGCCAAATCAAATTTTGGGAGATGGACAGTGTTAATCTTCTAACAAGCACTGATGCAGAGGGTGGATTACAG GCCCTTCCACTCTTGAGATTCAACAAGGAAGGAAGTCTTCTTGCTGTCACCACTGCAGACAATGGATTCAAAATTCTTGCTAATGTAAGTGGTCTTAGATCCTTGAGAACAGTACAAACTCCAGGATTTGAAGCATTGAGGTCACCCATTGACTCTGCTGCAATCAAG GCATCTGGCTCTTCTGCTGTTAATGTTAGTCCTGTCAACTGTAAAGTAGAAAGGAGCTCACCTGTCAGGCCTTCTCCAATTCTT AATGGAGGAGTCGATCCCACAGGTCGAAATGCAGAGAAACCTATAACTGTGGAAGAGGGAATAGATAGAGCTAAGCCATGGCAGCTGTCTGAAATTGTTGATCCTGTTCAATGTCAATCAGTTACCATGCCTGACAGTACAGATGCTTCCAGCAAG GTTGTTAGACTTTTGTATACGAACTCTGGTGCTGGTCTATTGGCACTTGGTTCAAATGGTGTTCAGAGGCTGTGGAAGTGGGCTCGTAGTGAACAAAATCCCAATGGGAAG GCTACTGCCAGCGTTGTTCCACAGCATTGGCAACCCCAAAGTGGTCTTCTTATGACTAATGATGTCTCGGGTGTCAACCTTGATGAAGCTGTTCCTTGCATTGCACTCTCAAAGAATGACTCATATGTTTTGTCTGCCTGTGGTGGAAAGGTTTCATTATTTAACATGATGACATTTAAG gtAATGACAACATTCATGCCAC CCCCTGCCTCTACCTTTCTGGCTTTCCACCCTCAAGATAATAACATCATAGCCATTGGGATGGAGGATTCAACAATTTACATTTATAATGTTAGAGTGGATGAG GTGAAATCCAAATTGAAGGGTCACCAAAAGCGAATTACTGGTTTTGCCTTTTCAACCTGCCTTAACATCCTGGTTTCATCTGGTGCTGATGCTCAA CTCTGTGTATGGAACATTGATACATGGGAGAAAAGAACATGGATTGCACTACAACTGCCCGCAGGAAAGGCTCCTGTAGGTGATACTCGTGTGCAGTTCCATTTAGACCAAATTCGGTTGCTGGTAGCCCACAAGTCTCAGTTGGCAATATATGACGCCTCTAAGATGGATCGGATTCGGCag TGGGTTCCTCAAGATGTTCTGGCTGCTCCCATATCATATGCTGCTTATTCCTGCAATAGTCAGTTAATATATGCTACATTTTGCGATGGAAACACTGGGGTTTTTGATGCCGACAGCTTGAGACTGAGATGTCGTATAGCACTATCCACATACTTTTCACCCGCGGCTTTAAGTGT GAACCAATCTGTGTATCCTGTTGTTGTTGCGGCTCATCCAGCAGAACCCAATCAATTTGCCGTTGGATTGACAGATGGGTCCGTGAAAGTGATAGAGCCCAGTGAATCAGAAGGTAAATGGGGAAGCAGTCCACCTATAGATAATGGAATAGTGAACGGTAGGACGGCATCATCATCTACAACAAGCAACCACACACCGGATCAGGCACAAAGATAA
- the LOC114191360 gene encoding LOW QUALITY PROTEIN: probable protein phosphatase 2C 5 (The sequence of the model RefSeq protein was modified relative to this genomic sequence to represent the inferred CDS: inserted 1 base in 1 codon) → MSRTELSRTKSSPVPLGTLIGREIRNGKVEKPFVKYGQAGLAKKGEDYFLIKTDCLRVPGDASTAFSVFAIFDGHNGISAAIFAKENLLNNVLSAIPKXISRDAWLQALPRALVVGFVKTDIEFQQKGETSGTTATFVLVDGWTITVASVGDSRCILDTQGGVVSLLTVDHRLEENAEERERVTASGGEVGRLNVFGGNEVGPLRCWPGGLCLSRSIGDTDVGEFIVPIPHVKQVKLSNAGGRLIIASDGIWDALSSDMAAQSCRGLPAELAAKLVVKEALRSRGLKDDTTCLVVDIIPSDLPVLPPTPRKKHNMLTSLLFFGKKSENTVSKATNKLSAVGVVEELFEEGSAMLTERLGKDFPLNKNSGIFRCAVCQVDQPPGDGLSVNSGPFFSPASNPWEGPFLCTNCRKKKDAMEGKRPSRTTVIA, encoded by the exons ATGAGTAGGACTGAATTATCGAGGACGAAGTCATCGCCGGTTCCATTGGGAACTCTAATTGGCCGTGAGATTCGAAATGGAAAAGTTGAAAAACCTTTCGTGAAGTATGGACAAGCTGGATTGGCCAAGAAAGGAGAAGATTACTTTCTGATCAAGACGGATTGCCTCAGGGTTCCGGGGGATGCATCAACGGCGTTTTCTGTCTTTGCg ATCTTTGATGGGCATAACGGGATATCTGCTGCTATTTTTGCAAAGGAAAACTTGCTAAATAATGTTTTGAGTGCAATACCCA ATATTAGCAGGGATGCCTGGCTTCAGGCCCTTCCGCGCGCCCTGGTTGTTGGCTTTGTGAAGACTGACATAGAGTTTCAGCAAAAGG GGGAAACTTCCGGAACGACAGCTACATTTGTTTTAGTTGATGGATGGACTATAACTGTCGCATCTGTTGGGGATTCACGCTGCATATTAGATACTCAGGGAGGTGTTGTTTCTCTCTTGACAGTTGATCACAGATTGGAAGAGAATGCGGAGGAAAGGGAGCGTGTGACTGCCAGTGGTGGTGAAGTAGGAAGACTCAATGTATTTGGAGGCAACGAG GTTGGGCCTCTTCGCTGTTGGCCTGGTGGATTGTGCCTATCTAGATCAATTGGTGACACAGACGTTGGGGAATTTATTGTGCCAATACCACATGTTAAGCAAGTGAAG CTTTCAAATGCTGGTGGAAGACTTATTATAGCCTCTGATGGTATTTGGGATGCTTTATCATCTGATATGGCTGCCCAGTCGTGTCGGGGTCTGCCTGCAGAGCTTGCTGCAAAACTAGTGGTTAAG GAAGCTCTGAGGTCAAGAGGCCTGAAGGATGATACAACCTGCCTTGTTGTAGATATTATTCCTTCGGACCTTCCTGTATTACCACCAACTCCaagaaagaaacataatatGCTAACTTCGCTTCTCTTTTTTGGGAAAAAGTCTGAGAACACAGTGAGCAAAGCTACCAATAAGCTTTCTGCAGTTGGTGTTGTGGAGGAGTTATTTGAAGAGGGTTCTGCAATGCTTACTGAAAG GCTGGGTAAGGATTTTCCGCTTAATAAGAATTCTGGCATTTTCCGCTGTGCGGTTTGCCAAGTAGACCAACCCCCTGGTGATGGTTTGTCGGTGAATTCTGGACCTTTTTTCTCTCCTGCATCTAACCCATGGGAAGGCCCATTCCTCTGCACAAATTGTCGGAAGAAGAAAGATGCCATGGAAGGAAAAAGGCCCAGCAGAACCACCGTTATAGCATAG